In Nostoc sphaeroides, the genomic window TTTGCACCATGATTTCCCGCCGCACTTTTTTAAGCATATTATTTGCCAGCTGTATTTCTCTGATCAGCTGGCTGAATTTTACCCCTGCTGCTGACGCTATTGGTGGTAAACTTCCTGCAATTAATCAACCCGCACCAGAGTTTACTTTGCCAACCAATACAGGTAATGGCAAAATTTCTCTCTCTGACTTGCGCGGTAAGTGGCTAGTCCTCTACTTTTATCCCAAAGATTTTACCTCTGGTTGTACTATAGAGGCTCGCCGTTTTCAGCAAGACTTGCCCCAATACCTTGCAAAAAATGCCCAGATTATTGGCGTCAGTGCTGATGATATTGATTCTCACGCCGAATTTTGTGATTCAGAGGGACTAAAATTCCCCCTGTTGGCGGATACTGATGGTTCAGTGAGTAAAGCTTACGGTTCGTGGCTTGGCTTTTTATCTATGCGCCACAGTTTTATCATCGATCCTCAAGGCGTCTTGCGCGAGACTTTTGTCAAAGTCAACCCAAACATTCATAGTTCAGAAGTGCTAGCACGATTAGAAAAGTTACAGTCCACAGCTTCTTAGACCTTAATTAACCATACAAGGGCTGACTTTTCACGGTATCTGGAAAACCTCACTTCTATTTCTCTCTCCTTTTAGGCTACGGTGTATACACAAGTCAAAAAAGCTCGATTTCCCATTTCTCTCGTTCCCATGCTCTGCATGGGAATGGCTGATTAGGGGCTGCTGCCTCCAGTCAGACATGGAGCCAGAGACTCAATAAATGCATTCCCA contains:
- a CDS encoding peroxiredoxin produces the protein MISRRTFLSILFASCISLISWLNFTPAADAIGGKLPAINQPAPEFTLPTNTGNGKISLSDLRGKWLVLYFYPKDFTSGCTIEARRFQQDLPQYLAKNAQIIGVSADDIDSHAEFCDSEGLKFPLLADTDGSVSKAYGSWLGFLSMRHSFIIDPQGVLRETFVKVNPNIHSSEVLARLEKLQSTAS